From the Fulvia fulva chromosome 2, complete sequence genome, one window contains:
- a CDS encoding Late secretory pathway protein AVL9 — MADSSFQPLVCVVDFHHLRGPEIEHWIGAEGSDPTAENDWHLIPYMALPDGAHQSDEEFSYFSLVRKARAGQDVEPSTVFGISCMHQIDSSQLLFRPEDVTRSAVQKAVLAITDKPQHFSALREKLSAVTRAWFAQRDFRDMDILQRFQESLAKEDTRHEHESDQYFGLSLRELLHTFRWQILILLKCLLLQQKILFFGSHCERICQVQFSLISLIPGLVRSLQDCADPAMDKDAETRKRSDSVRTSDRTSLLAFVGLPLQLFGKGSLFGPYTPLQQLDMITDAETKSYVVGSTNSLLLSQKEKYCDLLVNLDEDSVTILNPALKQSLALSVADRRWIDFLTQNVNDTWDENDPSRPNTHGYAGSEEFIRLQFEEYLIALLSATKYHQYIILHKHGDPKTLLADVEGDPSHEFANPFVEAWQRTENYKLWNRTTDSMLFDIVEPRHPMAGGLTIDDVQRRLAAQVADLHLDERFSQTKEVVGKRLADGRVQVTTAFNKVWADIEVMREAQRKRAEEARAAAPADEKAAQTGSRPNIQAAQASVAAASQRAGAYLSSWGSWASEKRKGGWGRNTAYENTAPNDRPKVTTVSELKVDQKPAS; from the exons ATGGCCGACTCGTCCTTCCAACCGCTCGTCTGCGTCGTCGACTTTCACCACCTTCGAGGCCCCGAGATCGAGCACTGGATCGGCGCAGAAGGCAGCGACCCGACCGCCGAAAATGACTGGCACCTCATCCCCTACATGGCCCTTCCCGACGGCGCCCACCAGTCGGACGAAGAGTTCAGCTACTTCAGTCTGGTGCGCAAAGCAAGAGCAGGCCAAGACGTCGAGCCCTCCACCGTCTTCGGGATAAGCTGCATGCACCAGATCGATAGCTCGCAGTTGCTGTTCCGACCTGAGGATGTGACAAGGAGTGCGGTGCAGAAGGCCGTGCTTGCGATCACGGATAAGCCGCAGCACTTCAGTGCGTTGCGGGAGAAGCTGAGTGCCGTGACGAGGGCGTGGTTTGCGCAGAGGGATTTCAGGGATATGGACATTCTGCAG CGCTTTCAGGAGAGTCTGGCGAAGGAGGATACTAGGCATGAACATGAGAGTGATCAGTACTTTGGGCTAAGTCTGAGGGAGCTGCTTCATACGTTCAGATGGCAGATCCTGATCTTGTTGAAGTGCTTGTTGTTGCAGCAGAAG ATCCTGTTCTTCGGATCCCATTGCGAGCGAATATGTCAGGTCCAGTTCTCGCTCATCTCGCTCATACCGGGCCTGGTGCGAAGCCTGCAGGACTGTGCCGATCCTGCAATGGACAAGGATGCCGAGACGAGGAAAAGGTCGGACTCTGTTCGTACCAGCGACCGGACTTCTCTGCTCGCATTTGTTGGACTGCCACTTCAGCTGTTTGGGAAAGGATCGTTGTTTGGACCATACACGCCCCTGCAGCAGTTGGACATGATCACAGATGCTGAGACGAAAAGCTACGTGGTTGGGAGCACGAACAGCTTGCTGCTGTCGCAGAAGGAGAAGTATTGTGATCTACTCGTGAACCTCGACGAGGACTCTGTTACGATACTCAACCCAGCGCTGAAGCAGTCCCTGGCGCTGTCAGTGGCTGATCGCCGGTGGATCGACTTCCTAACGCAGAATGTCAACGATACCTGGGACGAGAACGATCCGTCACGACCAAACACGCATGGCTATGCAGGAAGCGAAGAATTTATCAGGCTGCAGTTCGAGGAGTATCTGATAGCTCTACTGTCAGCTACGAAGTACCACCAGTACATCATCCTGCATAAACACGGTGACCCGAAGACTTTGTTGGCGGATGTGGAAGGCGACCCTTCACATGAGTTTGCAAACCCATTTGTGGAAGCGTGGCAGCGGACCGAGAACTACAAATTGTGGAATCGAACGACCGACAGCATGCTCTTCGACATTGTGGAGCCTCGACATCCCATGGCTGGCGGTTTGACAATCGACGATGTGCAACGACGACTTGCAGCACAAGTCGCTGACCTCCACTTAGACGAACGGTTCAGCCAGACCAAGGAAGTCGTCGGCAAAAGACTGGCCGATGGTCGTGTGCAGGTCACGACCGCTTTCAACAAAGTCTGGGCAGACATTGAGGTCATGCGTGAAGCGCAGCGAAAGCGAGCGGAAGAAGCCAGAGCGGCAGCACCTGCGGATGAAAAGGCTGCGCAAACTGGGTCAAGACCGAATATCCAGGCAGCGCAGGCCAGTGTTGCTGCAGCGAGCCAGAGAGCGGGTGCTTACTTGAGTTCATGGGGATCATGGGCTTCTGAAAAGCGAAAGGGCGGTTGGGGACGCAATACTGCATATGAGAACACCGCGCCGAACGATCGTCCCAAAGTCACGACCGTCAGCGAGCTGAAAGTCGATCAGAAGCCTGCATCGTAA
- a CDS encoding Guanine nucleotide-binding protein alpha-3 subunit: protein MGACMSSGSNEDGDQKKRSQMIDRTLEEDSKKLRRECKILLLGSGESGKSTIVKQMKIIHQNGYTTDELALYRHTIYKNLIDCAKALIGAMRQFDIEVEDSAKREYCDFIMEYVVDPDPQQPLDTRVGEAIAGIWQDKCIPKVFDHQNEFYLMDSAPYFFEEVTRLAAPNYIPTEADVLRARTKTTGIYETRFQMGQLSIHMFDVGGQRSERKKWIHCFENVTSIIFCVALSEYDQVLLEESSQNRMMESLVLFDSVVNSRWFMRTSIILFLNKVDLFRGKLAKSPLGNYFPDYSGGNDVNRAAKYLLWRFNQVNRAHLNLYPHLTQATDTSNIRLVFAAVKETILQNALKDSGIL from the exons ATGGGCGCTTGCATGAGCAGCGGCAGCAATGAGGATGGCGATCAGAAGAAGCGCAGTCAGATGATTGACCGCACGCTGGAGGAAGACTCGAAGAAGCTACGGCGGGAATGCAAGATTCTGCTGCTGG GTTCGGGCGAGAGTGGGAAGAGCACAATCGTGAAGCAGATGAAGATCATACACCAGAATGGCTACACAACAGACGAGCTGGCATTGTACCGACACACCATCTACAAAAACCTGATTGACTGCGCCAAAGCCCTGATAGGCGCCATGCGACAATTCGACATCGAGGTCGAAGACTCCGCGAAGCGCGAATACTGCGACTTCATCATGGAGTATGTAGTGGACCCCGATCCGCAACAACCACTCGATACGAGGGTAGGAGAAGCCATTGCGGGCATTTGGCAGGACAAGTGTATACCGAAAGTCTTTGACCACCAAAACGAGTTCTATCTGATGGACTCAGCGCCATA TTTCTTCGAAGAAGTGACGAGGTTAGCGGCGCCCAACTACATACCCACCGAAGCCGATGTACTACGAGCGCGAACGAAGACGACCGGCATATATGAGACACGGTTCCAGATGGGCCAGCTCAGCATACA CATGTTCGACGTCGGAGGTCAACGCAGTGAGCGGAAGAAGTGGATTCACTGCTTCGAGAATGTCACGTCGATCATCTTTTGCGTGGCACTCAGCGAATACGACCAAGTTCTCCTAGAAGAGAGCAGTCAA AATCGCATGATGGAATCACTGGTGTTGTTCGATTCAGTCGTGAACTCAAGATGGTTCATGCGAACATCGATCATCCTGTTCCTGAACAAGGTCGACCTGTTCCGGGGCAAGCTCGCCAAGTCGCCGCTGGGTAATTACTTCCCTGACTACTCGGGCGGCAACGATGTAAATCGCGCGGCCAAGTACCTTCTCTGGAGATTCAACCAGGTGAATCGAGCACACCTCAATCTCTATCCCCA CCTCACACAAGCAACGGACACATCGAACATCCGGCTTGTATTTGCCGCGGTGAAGGAGACGATATTGCAAAACGCTCTCAAAGACTCGGGCATTTTATAA
- a CDS encoding Histone-lysine N-methyltransferase, H3 lysine-36 specific codes for MADGDHKHDRLESEVRDMNLKEEEADVDMDTVVPKGERSEDNASAAGGDDSDSSAPPTTKRSSRSPTKQKRASGSPAVKFEEEETVGGEVTLKLEPGKPPKLARTTSHRVEKRAPQLFTEHEDALPEALNFFERLPECSYANRYLGGTEPALECDCAEEWDPATRQNHACGEDSDCINRATKMECVSDCGCGSKCQNRRFQRKQYADVTVIKTEKKGYGLRANKDLRPGDFIFEYIGEVIGEQVFRRRMQQYDEEGIKHFYFMSLNKGEFVDATKKGNLGRFCNHSCNPNCYVDKWVVNDKLRMGIFVERNIQAGEELVFNYNVDRYGADPQPCYCAEPNCTGYIGGKTQTERGTKLSHAIIEALGIDDADAWDTAVAKKPRKKRAGEDDEEYVNNVEPRGLDEEGVNKVMSSLMQCKEKWIAVKLLARIQRANDEKVWNRVVRFHGYRILKTTLSNFSDDENVILQVLEVLDKMPRLTRNKIQDAKIEEALIPLLQHEHELIRIESQALLDAWAKLEIAYRIPRVKRDPNAVVPDRKADRFDRRDDDRRRSRSRSRSKSPERIQAPTGPRNNAPQRAAGFRPGPRFRPPPPVGALPPGWFEATAANGTVYYYNQAGSTTWQRPTMQSAAVPPPPPPKAVADQQMLQDLIRNIVATKKEESKQPSAAATPIDTSKKERKEDKWRTEPEEKQKRRYEITLQPHIMHVANKYKGKLEKDELKRWAKELSKMVVDSDFRKNRVEDPNKISDKKVKDVRKHAQAFFEKAMKKKAAVETKRAERKVKKGEASNTPDGSPAKAGSPMLEEDDAVSDHEMAGAGEGLDATPIDSMDSPATNKRRREELANIADEEAAILKRPRTDTTQAPPPPPPPPADLAQDDEQPATILKEDLNAVDDADLGFSIKGAAKLAHSRPESVNGEPHQIATPPTTGSPDRDEAEKAIKLANFAGMNPERMRQLGLVDGGQ; via the exons ATGGCAGATGGAGACCACAAACATGACCGCCTCGAGTCGGAAGTACGTGACATGAACCTGAAAGAGGAAGAGGCAGATGTGGATATGGATACCGTCGTCCCGAAAGGAGAGCGCAGCGAAGACAACGCATCCGCTGCCGGCGGCGACGATAGTGACAGCAGCGCACCTCCCACCACGAAGCGGTCTTCACGGTCGCCGACCAAACAAAAGCGCGCTTCTGGCTCGCCTGCTGTAAAGTTCGAGGAGGAAGAGACTGTCGGCGGCGAGGTGACACTGAAGCTGGAGCCAGGCAAGCCGCCGAAGCTGGCGCGGACAACATCTCACAGAGTGGAAAAACGGGCGCCACAACTCTTCACCGAGCACGAGGATGCATTACCGGAGGCTCTCAATTTCTTCGAGAGGCTGCCGGAGTGCAGTTATGCCAATAGGTACCTGGGAGGCACAGAACCTGCGTTGGAGTGCGATTGTGCAGAGGAGTGGG ACCCTGCGACTCGTCAGAATCATGCCTGCGGTGAAGACTCCGACTGCATCAACCGCGCCACCAAGATGGAGTGCGTGTCAGACTGTGGTTGCGGATCAAAGTGCCAAAATCGACGCTTCCAACGGAAGCAGTACGCCGATGTCACTGTCATCAAGACAGAAAAGAAGGGATATGGCCTTCGTGCTAACAAGGACCTCCGACCTGGCGACTTTATCTTCGAGTACATCGGCGAAGTCATCGGTGAGCAAGTGTTCCGTCGGCGAATGCAGCAATACGACGAAGAAGGCATCAAGCACTTTTACTTCATGTCGTTGAACAAAGGCGAGTTCGTGGACGCAACTAAGAAGGGAAATCTCGGTCGTTTCTGCAACCACTCTTGCAATCCCAACTGCTATGTTGACAAGTGGGTTGTCAACGACAAGCTCCGCATGGGTATATTCGTCGAGCGCAATATCCAGGCAGGGGAAGAGTTGGTGTTCAACTACAATGTCGACCGATATGGCGCGGATCCTCAGCCGTGCTACTGTGCGGAGCCTAACTGCACGGGATACATTGGTGGCAAGACCCAGACTGAGCGTGGTACAAAGCTCTCACATGCCATCATCGAAGCTCTTGGTATCGACGATGCGGACGCTTGGGACACTGCAGTCGCGAAGAAGCCACGTAAGAAGAGAGCTGGCGAGGATGACGAAGAGTACGTCAACAACGTTGAGCCTAGGGGTCTTGACGAAGAAGGCGTCAACAAAGTCATGTCGTCTCTCATGCAATGCAAAGAGAAGTGGATTGCCGTCAAGCTGCTTGCTCGGATACAACGTGCGAACGACGAGAAGGTGTGGAATCGTGTGGTACGCTTCCACGGTTATCGCATATTGAAGACGACGTTGTCCAACTTCAGCGACGACGAGAACGTCATCCTCCAAGTACTGGAGGTTCTGGACAAGATGCCACGCCTGACACGAAACAAGATCCAGGATGCCAAGATTGAGGAGGCTCTCATACCACTACTGCAGCACGAGCACGAACTGATTCGCATCGAATCTCAAGCCTTGCTTGATGCGTGGGCGAAGCTGGAGATAGCTTACCGAATACCTCGTGTCAAGAGAGATCCTAATGCAGTGGTGCCTGACCGCAAAGCAGATCGATTCGACAGACGAGACGATGACCGACGTCGTAGTAGGTCAAGATCGAGATCCAAATCACCCGAGCGGATACAAGCACCCACTGGTCCTCGTAACAACGCACCACAACGTGCTGCTGGCTTCCGTCCCGGGCCACGATTCCGACCTCCTCCTCCGGTCGGCGCGCTACCTCCTGGCTGGTTCGAGGCCACCGCTGCAAATGGCACTGTCTACTACTACAACCAGGCTGGTAGTACCACCTGGCAGCGTCCGACGATGCAATCTGCAGCGGTGCCACCTCCGCCTCCTCCGAAAGCTGTCGCAGATCAGCAGATGCTGCAAGACCTAATCAGGAACATCGTCGCCACAAAGAAGGAGGAATCTAAGCAGCCCTCTGCCGCTGCTACTCCGATCGACACCTCAAAGAAAGAGCGAAAGGAAGACAAGTGGCGTACGGAGCCAGAAGAGAAGCAAAAGCGGCGGTACGAGATCACACTGCAACCACATATCATGCACGTCGCCAACAAGTACAAAGGCAAGCTTGAGAAGGACGAGCTCAAGCGCTGGGCAAAGGAACTGAGCAAGATGGTGGTGGATTCTGACTTCAGGAAGAACCGTGTCGAAGATCCTAACAAGATCAGCGATAAGAAGGTCAAGGATGTCAGGAAGCATGCCCAAGCATTTTTCGAAAAGGCGATGAAGAAGAAGGCAGCCGTGGAGACGAAGAGGGCAGAACGAAAGGTGAAGAAAGGCGAAGCGAGCAACACGCCGGACGGCTCACCCGCAAAGGCTGGTTCTCCCATGCTCGAGGAGGATGATGCTGTTTCCGATCATGAGATGGCAGGGGCTGGCGAGGGTCTTGACGCTACACCCATCGACTCTATGGACAGCCCTGCGACCAACAAGCGCAGACGAGAAGAGCTCGCCAACATCGCAGACGAGGAGGCCGCCATTCTCAAGCGACCTCGGACCGATACCACACAGGCACCTCCACCTCCACCTCCTCCGCCTGCCGATCTTGCTCAGGATGACGAACAGCCAGCAACTATTCTGAAAGAGGACCTGAACGCTGTCGATGATGCTGACCTCGGATTCTCTATCAAAGGCGCCGCTAAGTTAGCTCATAGCAGGCCAGAGTCAGTGAACGGCGAGCCCCATCAGATTGCCACCCCTCCTACCACTGGCTCGCCGGACCGCGATGAGGCAGAGAAGGCGATAAAGTTGGCAAATTTCGCGGGCATGAATCCCGAGAGGATGCGCCAGCTCGGACTGGTCGACGGCGGTCAATGA
- a CDS encoding Mitogen-activated protein kinase Hog1, translated as MAEFVRAQIFGTTFEITSRYTDLQPVGMGAFGLVCSAKDQLTGQAVAVKKIMKPFSTPVLSKRTYRELKLLKHLKHENVISLSDIFISPLEDIYFVTELLGTDLHRLLTSRPLEKQFIQYFLYQILRGLKYVHSAGVVHRDLKPSNILVNENCDLKICDFGLARIQDPQMTGYVSTRYYRAPEIMLTWQKYDVEVDIWSAGCIFAEMLEGKPLFPGKDHVNQFSIITELLGTPPDDVISTICSENTLRFVQSLPKRERQPLKNKFKNADPQAIELLERMLVFDPRKRVKAGEALADPYLSPYHDPTDEPEAEEKFDWSFNDADLPVDTWKIMMYSEILDYHNVDSADGAAGGVPENGLAA; from the exons ATGGCAGAATTCGTGCGTGCCCAGATCTTCGGCACGACCTTCGAGATCACCAGCAG GTACACCGATCTGCAGCCAGTGGGCATGGGTGCCTTCGGGCTTGTCTG CTCGGCGAAAGATCAGCTCACAGGACAAGCAGTGGCTGTCAAGAAGATCATGAAGCCGTTCTCGACACCAGTCCTATCGAAGCGAACATACCGAGAACTGAAGCTCCTGAAGCATCTCAAGCATGAGAAC GTGATCAGCCTGAGCGACATCTTCATATCTCCTCTGGAGGATAT TTATTTTGTGACCGAATTATTGGGAACGGATCTGCACCGACTCCTTACCTCGCGACCCCTCGAGAAGCAATTCATCCAATACTTCCTATACCAGATCCTG CGCGGTCTCAAGTACGTCCACTCGGCCGGTGTCGTGCACCGTGACCTCAAGCCATCGAACATCCTCGTCAACGAGAACTGCGATCTCAAGATCTGCGACTTCGGTCTCGCCCGTATTCAGGACCCTCAGATGACCGGATACGTCTCGACACGCTACTACAGAGCACCAGAGATCATGCTTACATGGCAAAAGTACGATGTGGAAGTGGACATTTGGAGTGCAGGGTGTATCTTTGCAGAGATGCTGGAGGGCAAGCCATTGTTCCCTGGCAAGGATCACGTCAACCAGTTTTCGATCATCACGGAGCTATTGGGTACACCGCCAGATGATGTTATCTCCACCATCTGCAGCGAGAAC ACTTTACGATTCGTGCAATCTCTGCCCAAGCGAGAGCGCCAGCCATTGAAGAACAAGTTCAAGAACGCCGATCCTCAGG CAATTGAGCTCCTGGAGCGCATGCTCGTCTTCGACCCACGGAAACGTGTCAAGGCTGGCGAAGCTCTTGCCGACCCATACCTTTCGCCATACCACGATCCAACCGACGAGCCAGAAGCCGAGGAGAAGTTTGATTGGTCCTTCAACGATGCCGACCTGCCTGTTGACACATGGAAGATCATGAT GTACTCTGAGATCCTCGACTACCACAACGTCGATTCCGCAGATGGTGCAGCCGGCGGAGTACCCGAGAACGGGCTTGCGGCATAG
- a CDS encoding Cellular nucleic acid-binding: MDSYETAAPQQGGRACYNCGDASHLSRDCPQKGTPTCYNCGGQGHLSRECTEPAKDKACYSCGETGHMSRECPSGGGQQQRGGFGGGAGGGQECYKCGKVGHIARNCSQGGYAQGGGFGGGYGGGYGGRQQGGGGGQQTCYACGGYGHMSRDCTQGQKCYNCGEVGHLSRECPSEASGERTCYRCKQPGHVQSQCPN, encoded by the exons ATGGACTCCTACGAGACTGCTGCTCCTCAGCAAGGCGGCCGCGCGTGCTACAACT GTGGCGATGCCTCGCATCTTTCGAGAGACTGCCCACAGAAGGGCACTCCG ACCTGCTACAACTGCGGTGGCCAAGGCCACTTGAGCCGCGAATGCACCGAGCCAGCCAAGGACAAG GCATGCTACTCGTGCGGTGAGACTGGTCACATGAGCCGTGAGTGCCCCAGCGGCGGTGGACAGCAGCAGCGTGGTGGCTtcggcggaggtgccggtGGTGGCCAAGAGTGCTACAAG TGCGGTAAGGTCGGTCACATCGCTCGCAACTGCTCTCAGGGCGGCTATGCTCAGGGCGGCGGTTTCGGTGGCGGCTACGGTGGAGGCTACGGCGGTCGTCAGCAGGGTGGCGGCGGAGGCCAACAGACTTGCTACGCTTGTGGTGGCTATGGCCACATGAGCCGCGACTGCACCCAGGGCCAGAAGTGCTACAACTGTGGCGAGGTCGGTCACCTTTCGCGCGAGTGCCCATCCGAGGCCAGCGGCGAGCGCACCTGCTACCGCTGCAAGCAGCCTGGCCACGTCCAGAGCCAATGCCCCAACTAA
- a CDS encoding Adenylyl cyclase-associated protein codes for MSAANNMNNLGTLIKRLEAATSRLEDIASSAFEPSAGNGSSSVPATGASAAAMKASSSEPTLPSITQTTSQQTVRAASENLPESISDMDDIIDKEVKNFTDSSKGLDPLVQEQAAAVAKAFADQRKYLWITTKAKRPDPQGATFMELLKDLQQDLGTAGDIKDSNRGSAVKEHLSMVAEGISTLQWLIMDGKPADVVAEMIGGAQMYGNRVLKTHKEGDQAHVKFVRSYYALLEALKSYIKKHFPQGVTWNSGGKDASEAMREVDSEPSANGAPAGSAPTPGGAPPPPPPPLPNFDNPPPPPPMPSGGAPKAAAGGDMGAVFEQLKRGESVTSGLKKVDKSQMTHKNPSLRASSEVPSEMNRSKSPGPGVKPKPPSMRQNSTASQKKEGKKELDGNKWLIENWDSPSAPIEIEVSLTQSLLITKCKNTTIILRGKANAISIDNCPRTQILVDTLVSSVDVIKCPNFALQITGAVPTIQLDQVDGAQIFLGAQSLATEVYTSKSSSINVVLPPEEEEDDSKEVPLPEQIRTYVKGGKLVSEIVEHAG; via the exons ATGTCTGCGGCAAACAACATGAACAACTTGGGCACTCTGATCAAACG ACTAGAAGCTGCCACCAGCCGCCTGGAAGACATAGCCTCGTCTGCCTTTGAGCCCTCCGCCGGCAATGGCTCGTCTTCAGTACCGGCCACAGGCGCCAGCGCGGCCGCCATGAAGGCCTCCTCGAGCGAGCCAACCCTGCCCAGCATCACACAGACGACCAGCCAGCAGACAGTGAGGGCTGCATCCGAGAACCTGCCCGAGTCGATCAGTGACATGGACGACATCATTGACAAAGAGGTCAAGAACTTCACAGACTCCAGCAAAGGACTGGACCCGCTGGTGCAAGAGCAGGCAGCAGCTGTCGCAAAGGCCTTCGCAGATCAGAGGAAGTACCTTTGGATAACGACAAAGGCAAAGCGACCCGATCCACAGGGGGCGACATTCATGGAGCTGTTGAAGGACCTCCAGCAAGATTTGGGCACAGCTGGCGACATCAAGGACAGCAACAGAGGGTCGGCCGTGAAAGAGCATTTGTCGATGGTTGCAGAAGGTATAAGCACCCTGCAATGGTTGATTATGGACGGCAAGCCGGCAGATGTGGTAGCTGAGATGATTGGCGGAGCTCAGATGTACGGCAACCGTGTGCTGAAGACCCATAAGGAAGG CGATCAAGCACATGTCAAGTTCGTACGATCTTACTACGCCCTCCTCGAAGCCCTCAAGTCATACATCAAGAAGCACTTCCCACAGGGTGTCACCTGGAACTCCGGCGGCAAGGATGCATCAGAAGCCATGCGCGAAGTCGACTCAGAACCATCCGCAAACGGCGCACCAGCAGGCTCAGCACCCACACCAGGAGGCGCACCGCCGCCACCGCCGCCACCACTTCCCAACTTCGACAACCCACCTCCACCTCCGCCAATGCCGAGTGGAGGAGCACCCAAGGCAGCAGCAGGTGGTGACATGGGCGCAGTGTTCGAGCAGTTGAAGAGAGGAGAATCGGTAACATCAGGGCTAAAGAAGGTTGACAAGAGCCAGATGACACACAAGAACCCATCATTACGCGCCTCTTCAGAAGTGCCTTCGGAGATGAACAGGAGTAAGAGCCCTGGACCAGGCGTTAAGCCCAAACCGCCGAGCATGCGACAGAACAGCACAGCATCACAGAAGAAAGAGGGCAAGAAAGAGCTCGACGGCAACAAATGGCTCATCGAGAACTGGGACTCGCCCTCCGCACCGATCGAGATCGAGGTCAGCCTGACACAATCCCTCCTGATCACAAAGTGCAAAAACACCACCATCATCCTCCGAGGCAAAGCGAACGCCATCTCAATCGACAACTGCCCACGAACACAGATCCTGGTCGATACGCTCGTCTCCTCAGTCGACGTGATCAAGTGTCCCAACTTCGCGCTGCAGATTACTGGTGCAGTGCCTACGATCCAGCTGGATCAGGTCGATGGTGCGCAGATATTCCTAGGAGCGCAAAGTCTGGCCACGGAAGTGTACACGAGTAAGAGTAGCTCGATCAATGTTGTGCTACCGCcggaggaagaggaggatgATAGTAAAGAGGTGCCGCTGCCGGAACAGATTAGGACGTACGTGAAGGGTGGGAAGTTGGTTAGTGAGATTGTGGAGCATGCGGGTTGA
- a CDS encoding putative electron transfer flavoprotein subunit alpha, mitochondrial — protein sequence MVAPLRNGLLRQAATCLRQQRPTPIRPISRGALRRLASTLAVLEQREGKLNMGSLASISAAQKLGGRIHGFVAGPNIKSVADEAAKIDGLEKVIYVENADYEKGLPENWAPLLVENIKKGGYSHVMAGHSAFGKNLMPRVAALMDVQQISDITDIESEDTFVRPIYAGNAILTLQSSDATKIITVRGTAFPAGSAEGGSASVEEGTDPKAACPVEWVSEDLAKSDRPDLATAEKVVSGGRGLKSKEEFEKIMPPLADALGAAIGASRAAVDSGFADNSLQVGQTGKNVAPQLYLCAGISGAIQHLAGMKDSKVIAAINKDPDAPIFQVADVGLVGDLFEKVPELTEKLKKA from the coding sequence ATGGTGGCACCGCTACGAAATGGTCTGCTCCGGCAGGCAGCGACATGTCTCCGCCAACAACGGCCCACGCCCATACGACCCATCTCCCGCGGTGCGCTTCGACGACTGGCCTCCACACTTGCAGTCCTCGAACAACGAGAAGGCAAACTGAACATGGGCTCCCTTGCCTCGATCTCCGCCGCCCAGAAGCTCGGAGGTAGGATCCACGGCTTCGTCGCCGGTCCCAACATCAAGAGCGTCGCAGACGAAGCGGCAAAGATCGATGGCTTGGAGAAGGTCATATACGTCGAGAACGCAGACTACGAGAAGGGACTTCCCGAGAACTGGGCACCACTCCTCGTGGAGAACATCAAGAAGGGTGGTTACAGCCATGTCATGGCAGGCCACTCCGCGTTCGGCAAGAACTTGATGCCTCGCGTGGCGGCTCTCATGGACGTTCAACAGATCAGCGACATCACGGACATTGAGAGTGAGGATACGTTTGTGCGGCCCATCTATGCTGGAAATGCAATTTTGACGTTGCAGAGTAGTGACGCCACGAAGATCATCACGGTGAGAGGCACCGCGTTCCCAGCTGGTTCTGCCGAGGGAGGCAGTGCGAGTGTCGAGGAGGGAACGGATCCAAAGGCGGCGTGTCCGGTGGAGTGGGTCAGCGAGGATCTGGCGAAGAGCGATCGACCGGATCTGGCGACTGCTGAGAAGGTCGTGTCGGGAGGGCGAGGTCTGAAGTCGAAGGAGGAGTTTGAGAAGATTATGCCGCCGCTTGCTGATGCGCTGGGAGCTGCCATCGGGGCTAGTCGTGCGGCTGTGGACTCGGGCTTTGCCGACAACAGTCTGCAGGTTGGACAGACGGGGAAGAACGTTGCGCCGCAGTTGTATCTGTGTGCGGGTATCTCTGGTGCCATTCAACATTTGGCTGGCATGAAGGATTCGAAGGTTATTGCTGCGATTAACAAGGACCCGGATGCGCCGATCTTCCAGGTGGCTGACGTTGGACTTGTTGGGGATCTGTTTGAGAAGGTGCCAGAGCTTACTGAGAAGCTTAAGAAGGCATAG